Proteins from a genomic interval of Nautilia sp. PV-1:
- a CDS encoding murein L,D-transpeptidase family protein, which yields MRFLIILLATLLYSSNFSKIIDLYRFKGSDAAAKQMEKLLCSEDYWLKRLNNENVKWGYYESAEDLLVCIKSKKILDVLKKQNGSFELLDKIDVLTGLDGEKEKEGDLRTPIGVYTLKALINNVDSFYGPFAFVTSYPNMMDRIEDKDGHGIWIHGMPIHAKRDNNNTKGCIVMNNKMLENLKKEINYQKTYLLISENTPLTATKKEIADILAFIYKWRKAWRENDFDKYKTFYSKNFRKSNGEDLKEFLDYKKRVFKNKKHQKVEIYFSDINIIPYQNIENKKIFRIDMYEKYLSNSYKFKGKKELYVQFMPDGLKIIAEK from the coding sequence TTGAGGTTTTTAATAATTTTACTGGCTACTTTGTTATATTCTTCAAATTTTTCAAAAATTATTGATTTATATAGATTTAAAGGTTCTGACGCCGCAGCGAAACAGATGGAAAAACTGCTTTGCAGCGAAGATTACTGGCTTAAAAGATTAAATAACGAAAATGTAAAATGGGGATATTACGAATCTGCTGAAGATCTTCTGGTATGCATTAAATCCAAGAAAATTTTAGATGTTTTAAAAAAACAAAACGGCAGTTTTGAACTGCTGGATAAAATAGATGTGTTGACGGGTCTTGACGGGGAAAAAGAAAAAGAGGGAGATTTAAGAACACCTATAGGCGTATATACATTAAAAGCCTTAATTAATAATGTAGATAGTTTTTACGGACCTTTTGCTTTTGTGACCAGTTATCCTAATATGATGGACAGGATAGAAGATAAAGACGGACACGGAATATGGATACACGGAATGCCAATCCACGCTAAAAGAGACAATAACAATACAAAAGGCTGTATTGTTATGAATAATAAAATGCTTGAGAATTTGAAAAAAGAGATAAATTACCAAAAAACATATCTGCTTATCAGCGAAAACACTCCTTTGACTGCAACAAAAAAAGAAATCGCAGATATTTTGGCGTTTATATATAAATGGAGAAAAGCATGGAGAGAAAATGATTTTGACAAATATAAAACGTTTTATTCAAAAAATTTCAGAAAATCCAACGGTGAGGATTTAAAAGAGTTTTTAGATTATAAAAAAAGAGTGTTTAAAAATAAAAAACATCAAAAAGTCGAAATCTATTTCAGCGATATAAATATTATACCTTATCAGAATATCGAAAATAAAAAAATATTCAGGATAGATATGTATGAAAAATACTTATCAAACAGTTATAAATTTAAAGGCAAAAAAGAGCTTTATGTGCAGTTTATGCCTGACGGTTTAAAAATAATTGCGGAAAAATAA
- a CDS encoding EAL domain-containing protein yields MTNLFIKMARIIVLSLLVASTALVILYFIIYKLLITDQIDKAKTATDSIIVMKYSQMLHNNTFKDIIKIYSKRTDIKFNIYPVFGNMPFDKKFINNILKNNQFYKIENDNLIYYRPLRVEAECVRCHGGIKRNRYTGFKLGEFIGVLEAKLPIKEQLCKYNHTFLWIFAILGIALIFTLYYFYDYMKTIKTDIGTILYYFRNKIERGLYEPLRAKMQYVEFEKLKKEINNAVNSIVYFRNELIKSYLVNDLTKLPNRMKLLEDLKKEQFNLAILNINNFREINDYFGQDIGDKLIRLIGERLKNLSDRVYHINIDEFAMPLPYGVKEKNFEFVHNIIEELEKPYKIYDKEIILTFRCGMSKTKENLLTTADIALEYAKRKKVKCLCFCDIKDTLKVFEKNLQMLSILVKAIKHDRVKVYYQGIVDNKSLKVVKYEALVRIEDEEGKIYLPSSFLDIAKSANLYPEITKRVFKKALDTFKDRKEIISLNLDLEDFENEKLREFVKNIINQFPEPERITIELLESEDITQSEVSIEFMKYLKSMGVKIFIDDFGSGYSNFSYLFNFEVNGFKIDGSLIKNILTDKKSQMIVETMVAFAKKGGMRIVAEYVESKEIFEKVKELGVDCSQGFYFSKPSEII; encoded by the coding sequence ATGACAAATCTTTTTATAAAAATGGCAAGAATTATAGTTTTGTCATTATTAGTGGCGAGTACAGCTTTGGTTATACTTTATTTTATTATTTATAAACTGCTTATAACCGATCAGATAGATAAAGCAAAAACCGCTACCGATTCGATTATAGTAATGAAATACTCTCAAATGCTTCATAATAATACATTTAAAGACATAATAAAAATTTATAGCAAAAGAACCGATATCAAGTTTAATATATATCCTGTATTCGGAAATATGCCGTTTGATAAAAAATTTATAAACAATATTTTAAAAAACAATCAATTTTATAAAATCGAAAACGACAATCTTATTTATTACAGGCCTCTAAGAGTCGAGGCCGAGTGTGTGAGGTGTCACGGTGGAATTAAAAGAAACAGATATACCGGATTTAAATTAGGAGAGTTTATAGGGGTATTAGAGGCAAAACTCCCTATAAAAGAACAGCTGTGCAAATATAATCATACATTTTTATGGATATTTGCGATACTCGGAATTGCGCTTATTTTTACTTTGTATTATTTTTACGATTATATGAAAACCATTAAAACCGACATAGGCACTATTCTTTATTATTTCAGAAATAAAATAGAAAGAGGGCTGTATGAGCCTTTGAGAGCAAAAATGCAGTATGTAGAGTTTGAAAAACTCAAAAAAGAGATTAACAACGCAGTCAACTCTATAGTGTATTTCAGAAATGAACTGATTAAAAGTTATCTGGTAAATGATTTGACAAAACTTCCTAACAGAATGAAGCTTCTTGAGGATTTGAAAAAAGAGCAGTTTAATTTAGCGATACTGAACATAAACAATTTCAGGGAAATAAACGACTATTTCGGACAGGATATAGGAGATAAGCTTATCAGACTGATAGGAGAAAGGCTTAAAAACCTCTCAGACAGGGTTTATCATATAAATATAGACGAATTTGCAATGCCTCTTCCTTACGGAGTTAAAGAAAAAAATTTCGAATTCGTCCATAACATTATAGAAGAACTTGAAAAACCGTATAAAATTTACGATAAAGAGATTATTTTAACGTTCAGATGTGGTATGAGCAAAACGAAAGAAAACCTTTTGACTACTGCTGATATCGCTTTGGAATACGCAAAAAGAAAGAAAGTGAAATGTCTCTGTTTCTGTGATATAAAAGATACTCTTAAAGTGTTTGAAAAAAACCTTCAGATGCTTAGTATCCTGGTCAAAGCGATTAAACATGACAGGGTGAAAGTTTATTATCAGGGAATAGTTGACAATAAATCGTTAAAAGTAGTTAAATATGAAGCTCTTGTAAGAATAGAGGATGAAGAAGGGAAAATATATCTGCCTAGCAGTTTTTTAGATATTGCAAAAAGTGCCAATCTTTATCCTGAAATTACAAAAAGAGTGTTTAAAAAAGCTTTGGATACGTTTAAAGACAGAAAAGAAATTATTTCTCTGAATTTGGACCTTGAAGATTTTGAAAACGAAAAGCTCAGGGAATTTGTAAAAAATATAATTAATCAGTTTCCTGAGCCTGAAAGAATAACAATAGAGCTTTTAGAAAGTGAAGATATTACACAGTCTGAAGTGTCAATCGAATTTATGAAATATTTAAAATCTATGGGAGTTAAAATTTTCATAGACGATTTTGGAAGCGGATATTCGAATTTCAGTTATCTGTTTAATTTTGAAGTAAACGGATTTAAAATAGACGGCAGTCTTATTAAAAATATTTTAACGGATAAAAAATCTCAGATGATTGTGGAAACTATGGTTGCTTTTGCTAAAAAAGGCGGCATGAGGATTGTTGCTGAGTATGTAGAATCCAAAGAGATTTTTGAAAAAGTAAAAGAGCTTGGAGTAGATTGTTCACAGGGATTTTATTTTTCAAAACCCTCAGAGATTATTTGA
- a CDS encoding efflux RND transporter permease subunit — MDELKTLKAKIDAKRKELEEKKGSSCSIEELKETEAELKALEEEVVKKEKELEAIEEELSLNIAGKLARAFLKNPLTPVIAITLILMGLIAVFFTPREENPQIDVPAANVMVVYPGASSKEVQNIIVEPLERTLKAMTGVKHVYGMAMNSVGIVTVRFKIGQDKVRSISKLYDRVMQNMDKMPKGVMPPLIKPIDIDEVPIVTLALSSTKYNDAQLYRMAQRLLSPLAEVKNVSIIGIKGGHKRQFNIIINPEKLAAYHLSLGQIAMALKAGNVDYPLGGVDNKKYSIPVEFDGFIKSPKDVANLVVANYMGRPIYIKDIAKVVDGVDFQHKHQTYYEAGQAYYEDPKITGKADNKFPVGVRQNQVTIFIGKKRGTNAVFVAHDVIKKAEELKKSLPKDVNIYITRNNGKKANHAVNELIYHLLISLGIIVILLIIMLGWREALIVAFTVPLILSITLFIGMLAGQTINRITLFALILSLGLLVDSAIIVIENIHRHFEIGDKPREYAAIYATNEIGNPTNIATLAIILAFVPMFFVTGMMGPYMQPIPFNVPIAMIASLVIAYIFTPWASVKFLPEHKKDEHHEPFDIRKTKTYKIFYKILNPLLTSTPKRIVFFTGLIVLLLGSMALPAFKIVLFKMLPSANKNTFNITIDLPKGSSIDSTKEVSDCVASILAQQKEIKDFEQFIGITGVVDFNGLLRGSSMKRGENIGEIRVNLYPKEEGRKESSIDMVSRLRPIIQKQCSFHNANIKLVEDPPGPPVIATLLMQVFGGDENGRVKLAEDIEKIYKHTKRVVDIDVMRDREIVKYKIIPDREKAALLGISTDQIAKILGMGLRGAVVSVAHIPSEKDQVGIFVRFAKNARNSIEALDKIKLMSMTTHRLVPLKEVVKVVPVAYDGMITSKDLRPMVMVTGEMDKRGSLYALLDVFSELKDKGIPGYKITYDGNPRLNLKATDLKTGETYDLIWGGEWELTFDVFRDLGSAFGVAVILIYLLMVAYYKNFRVPRIVLAAVPLTFIGVLPGHAIMNWITLAFWHSKTYFTATSMIGFIALAGIVVRNSLLLIDFTNDLLKQGRSINEAVIEAAATRFRPIILTALAIILASMVIVLDPVWQGLAVALIFGVLASTLLSVVVVPVLYWRYLISKHKKEKHVHYGLEEV, encoded by the coding sequence ATGGATGAATTAAAAACTTTAAAAGCTAAAATCGACGCTAAAAGAAAAGAGCTTGAAGAAAAAAAAGGCTCTTCTTGCAGCATTGAAGAGCTCAAAGAAACCGAAGCCGAACTGAAAGCTTTGGAAGAAGAGGTCGTAAAAAAAGAAAAAGAATTAGAAGCTATTGAAGAAGAGCTTTCATTAAATATTGCCGGAAAACTGGCAAGAGCATTTTTAAAAAACCCGCTGACTCCTGTAATTGCAATAACACTTATATTAATGGGGCTTATAGCGGTATTTTTTACGCCTCGTGAAGAAAACCCTCAAATAGACGTACCGGCGGCTAACGTAATGGTTGTATATCCGGGGGCCAGCAGCAAGGAAGTGCAGAATATTATTGTCGAGCCTCTTGAGAGAACTCTAAAAGCGATGACCGGCGTTAAACATGTATACGGTATGGCTATGAACAGTGTCGGTATCGTAACTGTCAGATTTAAGATCGGTCAGGATAAAGTCAGAAGTATTTCAAAACTTTATGACAGAGTTATGCAGAATATGGATAAAATGCCAAAAGGCGTTATGCCTCCGCTTATTAAACCGATAGACATTGACGAAGTTCCGATTGTTACATTGGCTCTATCAAGTACCAAATATAATGATGCCCAGTTATACAGAATGGCTCAAAGACTGCTTTCACCTTTAGCCGAAGTTAAAAATGTAAGTATTATAGGTATAAAAGGCGGACATAAAAGACAGTTTAATATTATTATAAATCCTGAGAAACTGGCTGCTTACCATCTTTCTTTAGGTCAGATCGCAATGGCTTTAAAAGCCGGAAACGTTGATTATCCTTTAGGCGGTGTTGATAATAAAAAATATTCTATTCCTGTGGAATTCGACGGATTTATAAAATCACCTAAAGACGTTGCGAATTTAGTAGTGGCGAATTATATGGGAAGACCTATTTATATTAAAGATATAGCAAAAGTTGTTGACGGTGTTGATTTCCAGCATAAACATCAGACATATTACGAAGCCGGGCAGGCTTACTATGAAGATCCTAAAATTACAGGAAAAGCTGATAATAAATTTCCTGTAGGAGTAAGACAAAACCAGGTAACTATATTCATAGGTAAAAAAAGAGGAACTAACGCGGTATTTGTAGCTCACGATGTAATTAAAAAAGCAGAAGAGCTTAAAAAATCCCTTCCAAAAGATGTAAATATTTACATTACCAGAAACAACGGTAAAAAAGCCAACCATGCCGTTAACGAGCTGATTTACCATTTATTGATTTCACTGGGTATTATCGTAATACTTCTTATTATTATGCTCGGATGGAGAGAAGCGCTGATCGTAGCCTTTACGGTTCCGCTTATTTTATCCATTACGCTGTTTATAGGTATGCTTGCCGGACAGACTATCAACAGAATTACTCTGTTTGCGCTTATTTTGTCACTTGGGCTTTTGGTCGACAGTGCTATTATTGTTATCGAAAATATACACAGACATTTTGAAATCGGTGACAAACCAAGAGAATATGCGGCTATTTATGCGACAAATGAAATAGGTAACCCTACAAATATTGCAACGTTGGCCATTATTCTTGCATTCGTGCCGATGTTTTTCGTTACGGGAATGATGGGGCCTTATATGCAGCCTATTCCTTTTAACGTTCCGATTGCTATGATTGCCTCACTTGTTATAGCGTATATTTTTACGCCTTGGGCATCTGTTAAATTCCTGCCTGAACACAAAAAAGACGAGCATCATGAACCGTTTGACATAAGAAAAACAAAAACATATAAAATTTTCTATAAAATCTTAAACCCTCTATTAACATCAACTCCTAAAAGAATTGTATTCTTTACGGGGCTTATCGTATTGCTGCTCGGTTCTATGGCGCTTCCTGCATTTAAAATAGTGCTTTTTAAAATGCTGCCTTCAGCTAATAAAAACACATTTAACATTACAATAGACCTGCCAAAAGGAAGCTCTATCGATTCAACCAAAGAAGTCAGCGACTGTGTGGCTTCTATTTTGGCCCAGCAAAAAGAGATTAAAGATTTTGAACAGTTTATAGGGATCACAGGGGTAGTTGACTTTAACGGACTTCTTAGAGGAAGTTCAATGAAAAGAGGTGAAAACATAGGTGAAATCAGAGTCAACCTTTATCCTAAGGAAGAAGGAAGAAAAGAGAGCTCAATCGATATGGTTTCGCGCTTAAGACCTATAATTCAAAAACAGTGCAGTTTTCATAACGCAAATATCAAACTTGTAGAAGACCCTCCGGGACCGCCTGTAATCGCTACGCTGTTAATGCAGGTATTCGGCGGTGATGAAAACGGAAGAGTCAAACTTGCGGAAGATATAGAAAAAATTTACAAACATACTAAAAGAGTTGTTGATATAGATGTAATGAGAGACAGGGAAATTGTAAAATATAAAATTATTCCTGACAGGGAAAAAGCTGCGCTTCTCGGAATAAGTACGGATCAGATTGCTAAAATTTTAGGAATGGGACTTAGAGGTGCGGTTGTAAGCGTTGCGCATATTCCTAGCGAAAAAGATCAGGTTGGAATTTTTGTAAGATTTGCTAAAAATGCCAGAAATTCCATTGAAGCACTTGATAAGATAAAACTTATGTCAATGACGACACACAGACTTGTTCCTTTAAAAGAGGTGGTAAAAGTCGTTCCTGTGGCATATGACGGTATGATTACCTCTAAAGATTTAAGACCGATGGTAATGGTTACCGGTGAAATGGATAAAAGGGGTAGTTTATATGCACTGCTTGACGTATTCAGCGAGCTTAAAGATAAAGGAATACCTGGTTATAAAATAACATATGACGGAAATCCTAGACTTAATCTAAAAGCGACCGATTTAAAAACCGGCGAGACATACGATTTGATCTGGGGCGGAGAATGGGAACTTACATTTGACGTGTTCAGAGACCTCGGAAGCGCATTCGGTGTTGCGGTAATTCTAATTTATTTATTGATGGTTGCATATTATAAAAACTTCAGAGTACCGAGAATCGTTCTTGCGGCTGTGCCTCTTACATTTATAGGGGTGCTTCCGGGACATGCCATTATGAACTGGATTACATTAGCATTCTGGCATTCTAAAACTTATTTTACGGCGACGAGTATGATCGGGTTTATTGCCCTAGCAGGTATAGTTGTAAGGAACTCGCTGTTGCTTATTGACTTTACCAATGATCTGCTTAAACAGGGAAGATCTATAAATGAAGCGGTAATAGAAGCGGCTGCTACAAGATTCAGACCTATTATCTTAACAGCTCTTGCGATTATACTTGCATCAATGGTAATCGTACTTGATCCTGTATGGCAGGGTCTGGCTGTTGCACTTATTTTTGGTGTATTAGCTTCTACACTTCTTTCAGTTGTCGTAGTTCCGGTACTTTACTGGAGATATCTGATTTCTAAACATAAAAAAGAAAAACACGTACACTACGGCTTAGAAGAGGTATAA